A single window of Nasonia vitripennis strain AsymCx chromosome 4, Nvit_psr_1.1, whole genome shotgun sequence DNA harbors:
- the LOC100113730 gene encoding uncharacterized protein LOC100113730 isoform X1, with protein MNTTEFQIELQNKRIINNQAIMEVDKDKATKVNLQGKLRLKRSISDSSQSTSSSNAKSISSLNTNDQETCDNEQSSHKENVSRSPHAEDSLADFKSPKAGSANRPILSKFKIDSERVKKKILKSKSKSNVKSRKSTSNIKQPSIESSFFKSQTSHQNEIKESVPCPLCLRPFKDDPTCTNHMKTCAAKNKVSVKQLLDAKKLQDRQAEERKAMGLLATPVLPERKKAFRSKKYSTEDDPQLQLVLAMSESLYQAEQMVELEQAALLAGIPSECIKDMNDEERKTTLRNFGFTTNKPATGIATNKTKKKKLLGPTILQTRSKEDKDRVLTERIACILTGDDAFTQAQQKTEIISRDNEPTRLRSKNLKEIEKSSDKLWDKSRLTKKYNDFYVKDLKSHFLPSDQQVEPAQSASSQILAIDDDAERNVDLSNVSIEYEPMNIDVIINQKTEKNISNLSNVGESENMDREFEFMKTLISKWRNTLNDSAASDLIIFVKNDKHIYVHKLIFHVQCSNILLHIETNNSEKNPHIKEKISWIKYEQLSALAFLEFIYCGTIHQHNNIFENDDLLSEVRQLARLYQVPGLFTYLRSKQKEFKSKRLEQSKSVHRDITNQLKATEINESISKFHSDPLPFSKNDVFVKKVSDRRITASPDLFESEDERENVYSCKTQENNTNLKILVELIDADDEENTNDVTSNIQDKNTENISSQKTSVNLGGITSPQSDITLSYSPTRDIHGTVTPKNRRSPDIHNDITPERMDYDGKQIAEAVTPKAGRSPERFYRLTPKKEHDDNDQIAEAVTPKAGRSPERHHVITPEERSYDNEQIAEAVTPKARRSPETIQNSPLEMNDFINNDISKVKTPEYNTSAKLNDYVTPKKRVYADTDIEDIAPTVASPENDNESMYTALTPPRNNETGCQPEKQNIKKLKTDLSLFIDKVRRANAKSALDTDSETDTPILRVTRKNPFLKQRHDDSYGYLRNDGRKNNDQRRVISLLEQDILEGKNKALNETSRDSSSSNALNNTKSHDLLTSEFPSMNLSPDVQDDFIEVQKTKNTVYSPSASKDESCSFAIPDKEISKTQATKNKKESRSSPISDDEMQDITVNESEMSMYSRYKKHNKHNNSIAKYREELNFKNTKEADLRKSSKISKNPIQSPLTSKPNVEIEDVTLVSDSDEEQSNNSTLDKKEHLNQEDLTSKSQITNADDTKFPLHLVDDNLERLTVSKVASSTSAKEKKTKHSLIDLSVDSDEENINNDITFPYRLAIESDNSLKNKKLNEKEFCKDIDDEINKILQNSPDFHNQCESMLDKSNKQKNQEKVQEDVIKETSSKNHGQREVINLSPISIISSPELCEMDREELRETNDDSLHKSTNKNFNRSNMLSNKKGDGFDTIDNEYLEDIDFDDNWITKDPSLENNVTSNSPKSSSNISKRPLTSLEKVVSPRSSLKSPKNVMDRTPQMSSLIFSPILSQNRRKSRTTTSKKTNANVTDREKNQSPKQSSKHTRKLKTKSASATNFSEPTANNSKKYNLQRSSSFVTPERNKNSSQKVGKHAKDMTPPIDYSQLGTPELHKELKKYGLKPQTRSRATMLLTHIYNETHRASMAQKRTSSDNSSDSDDAPPPKRQNSKKTCKKNILKKKINSEVAQSSQNCPIIAEEMDYEEADAANSLDNPVSIKDVFTRLLRTNKELYTKVLTYEPLPLESLHLMLKQNGFKCKQNTLMDFLDEQCITFQVQNSKGNRRKKRERKK; from the exons ATGAACACAACAGAATTCCAGATAGAGTTACagaataaaagaattattaacaATCAAGCAATAATGGAAGTCGACAAAGACAAAGCTACCAAAGTTAATCTTCAAGGCAAGTTGCGCTTGAAGAGGAGCATTAGCGACAG ttCTCAAAGTACATCcagttctaatgcaaaaagcATTTCTAGTCTTAATACCAATGATCAAGAGACTTGCGATAATGAACAATCATCTCATAAAGAGAATGTCTCTAGATCACCGCATGCTGAAGATAGCCTTGCAGATTTTAAATCCCCTAAAGCAGGGAGTGCAAATAGACCTATTTTAAGTAAATTCAAAATAGATAGTGAaagagtaaaaaagaaaattctcaaatccaAAAGTAAATCTAATGTGAAATCAAGAAAGAGCACATCTAATATAAAGCAACCGTCCATAGAATCTTCATTTTTCAAATCACAAACCTCTCatcaaaatgaaattaaagaatcagttcctTGTCCACTTTGTTTACGTCCATTTAAAGATGATCCTACTTGTACCAATCATATGAAAACTTGTGCTGCTAAAAATAAGGTTTCTGTGAAACAATTACTGGatgcaaaaaaattacaagATCGTCAAGCAGAGGAAAGAAAAGCTATGGGTTTACTAGCAACACCTGTTTTaccagagagaaagaaagcctTTCGGAGTAAAAAATAT AGCACTGAAGATGATCCACAACTCCAACTTGTGCTTGCAATGTCAGAATCTTTGTATCAAGCAGAACAAATGGTAGAATTAGAACAGGCTGCACTGCTAGCTGGCATTCCTTCAGAATGTATAAAAGACATGAATGATGAAGAGCGCAAAACTACATTACGGAACTTTGGTTTTACTACCAATAAGCCAGCAACTGGGATAGCTacaaataaaacgaaaaaaa AAAAGCTTCTTGGTCCGACAATTTTACAAACGCGGTCGAAGGAGGACAAAGATCGCGTATTGACAGAGAGAATAGCTTGCATTCTGACAGGTGATGACGCTTTTACTCAAGCTCAACAGAAGACTGAAATAATTTCAAGAGATAATGAGCCTACACGTTTGAGGAGTAAAAACCTTAAGGAAATCGAAAAATCG tcggATAAACTATGGGATAAAAGCAGGCTAACGAAAAAATATAATGATTTTTACGTTAAAGATCTGAAATCGCATTTTTTACCATCAGATCAACAAGTGGAACCAGCACAATCAGCT AGTTCCCAAATTTTAGCTATTGATGATGATGCTGAGCGTAACGTTGATTTATCAAATGTTTCAATAGAATATGAACCCATGAATATTGATGTGATCATCAATCaaaaaacagaaaagaatATTTCTAATTTATCGAATGTTGGTGAATCCGAGAATATGGATCGCGAATTTGAATTTATGAAGACTTTGATCTCGAAATGGAGAAATACTTTAAATGACAGTGCGGCAAGTGACTTAatcatttttgtaaaaaatgacAAACATATCTATGtccataaattaatttttcatgtgCAATGCTCAAATATTCTACTTCACATTGAAACTAATAACTCAGAAAAAAATCCTCATATAAAGGAAAAAATATCTTGGATTAAGTATGAGCAGCTTTCAGCACTAGCATTTTTAGAATTTATCTATTGTGGAACTATTCATCAGCATAacaacatttttgaaaatgacGATTTATTGTCAGAAGTGAGACAACTAGCAAGGTTGTATCAAGTACCAGGACTGTTTACGTACTTAAGATCAAAGCAGAAAGAATTCAAATCCAAAAGACTGGAACAATCTAAAAGTGTACATAGAGATATAACCAATCAATTAAAG gCAACAGAAATCAATGAATCTATATCAAAGTTTCATTCAGATCCTTtacctttttcaaaaaatgatgTATTTGTCAAAAAAGTCAGTGACAGGCGAATTACTGCATCTCCTGATTTATTTGAATCTGAAGATGAACGAGAAAACGTTTATTCATGTAAAACTCAAGAAAATAAtactaatttaaaaatattagtggAATTAATTGATGCTGATGATGAAGAAAATACTAACGATGTAACATCAAATATTCAAGATAAGAACACTGAAAATATCAGTTCACAAAAAACTTCGGTCAATCTAGGTGGAATTACAAGTCCTCAAAGTGACATAACATTATCTTATTCACCTACAAGAGATATACATGGTACTGTAACTCCAAAGAACAGGAGATCACCGGACATTCACAATGATATCACTCCAGAAAGGATGGATTATGATGGTAAACAAATTGCTGAAGCAGTGACCCCTAAAGCTGGTAGGTCACCAGAAAGGTTTTATCGCCTTACTCCAAAAAAAGAACACGACGATAATGATCAAATTGCTGAAGCAGTGACTCCTAAAGCTGGGAGGTCACCAGAAAGGCACCATGTCATTACTCCAGAAGAAAGGTCGTATGATAATGAACAAATTGCTGAAGCAGTGACACCAAAAGCTAGGAGATCACCAGAAACGATTCAGAACTCTCCATTAGAAATGAATGATTTCATAAATAATGATATATCCAAAGTAAAAACACCAGAATATAATACTTCAGCAAAGCTAAATGATTATGTCACCCCAAAAAAGCGAGTGTATGCGGATACAGATATTGAAGATATTGCACCTACAGTAGCTTCACCAGAAAATGATAATGAATCAATGTACACTGCACTAACACCCCCAAGGAATAATGAAACTGGTTGTCAACCAGAGAAACAGAAcattaagaaattaaaaacagATTTAAGTTTATTCATCGATAAGGTTCGCAGAGCAAATGCAAAATCAGCATTAGATACTGATTCTGAAACAGATACTCCAATATTACGAGTTACACGAAAGAATCCTTTTCTAAAACAACGTCATGATGATTCTTATGGATATTTACGAAATGATGgtcgtaaaaataatgatcaaCGACGCGTAATCAGTTTACTTGAACAGGACATATTAGAAGGGAAAAATAAGGCACTGAATGAAACGTCTCGGGATTCAAGTAGTAGCAATGCTTTGAATAATACTAAATCGCATGATTTATTAACAAGTGAATTTCCAAGTATGAACTTAAGTCCAGATGTACAAGACGATTTCATTGAGGttcagaaaacaaaaaatacagtATATTCTCCCTCAGCATCAAAAGATGAATCTTGTAGTTTTGCAATACCTGAtaaagaaatttcaaaaactCAAGCtacaaagaataaaaaagaatcaagAAGTTCACCAATTTCTGATGATGAGATGCAGGATATCACTGTAAATGAAAGTGAAATGTCAATGTATTCTAGGTATAAAAAACATAACAAACACAATAATAGCATAGCAAAATACAGGGAAGAATTAAACTTTAAGAACACAAAAGAAGCTGATTTAAGAAAGAGTTCAAAGATATCCAAAAATCCAATTCAGTCACCGTTGACCTCGAAACCAAATGTTGAGATTGAAGACGTAACATTAGTTTCCGATTCTGATGAAGAACAATCTAATAATAGTACTTTGGATAAAAAAGAACATCTTAATCAAGAAGATCTTACATCCAAATCACAAATCACAAATGCAGATGACACAAAATTCCCACTTCATTTAGTTGATGATAATCTAGAGAGATTGACTGTTTCTAAAGTTGCTAGCTCTACAtcagcaaaagaaaaaaaaacgaaacatAGTCTAATTGATTTATCCGTTGATTCAGATgaagaaaatataaacaacGACATCACGTTTCCATATCGTTTAGCCATTGAATCAGATAactcattaaaaaataaaaagttgaaCGAGAAAGAATTTTGTAAAGACATTGAcgacgaaataaataagatacTACAGAACAGTCCAGATTTTCATAATCAATGTGAAAGTATGCTAGATAAATCAAATAAGCAAAAGAATCAAGAAAAAGTACAAGAAGACGTTATTAAAGAAACGTCTAGTAAAAATCACGGGCAGCGTGAAGTGATAAATTTAAGTCCAATTTCTATAATTTCTAGTCCAGAATTATGTGAAATGGATAGAGAGGAATTACGTGAAACCAATGACGATAGTTTACATAAATcgacaaacaaaaatttcaatagATCAAATATGCTAAGCAACAAAAAGGGAGATGGATTTGATACAATTGACAACGAATATCTTGAGGACATAGACTTTGATGATAATTGGATTACGAAGGATCCTTCCTTGGAAAATAATGTTACAAGTAACTCACCTAAGTCGAGtagcaatatttctaagagacCTCTAACTTCCTTAGAAAAAGTCGTTTCGCCCAGATCAAGTTTAAAATCACCAAAGAATGTTATGGATCGAACTCCGCAAATGTCATCGCTAATTTTTTCGCCTATTTTGAGTCAAAATAGGCGAAAGTCACGAACAACGACTAGCAAAAAAACTAATGCCAACGTCACTGATAGGGAAAAAAACCAATCACCTAAGCAATCATCAAAACATACTCGAAAGTTAAAAACCAAATCAGCTTCAGCTACTAATTTTTCTGAACCAACTGCAAATAAcagcaaaaaatataatcttCAGAGATCTTCCTCATTTGTGACTCCAGAACGAAACAAAAACTCGTCCCAAAAAGTTGGTAAACACGCTAAAGACATGACGCCGCCCATTGATTATAGCCAATTGGGCACACCAGAATTACAT aaaGAATTAAAGAAATACGGCTTGAAACCTCAAACTCGAAGCAGAGCTACAATGCTGTTAACACATATTTATAATGAGACGCATCGAGCATCTATGGCTCAAAAGAGAACTTCAAGCGATAATTCATCAGATTCTGATGACGCACCACCACCTAAAAGACAGAATTCAAAGAAAacgtgtaaaaaaaatattttaaaaaagaaaattaattctGAGGTAGCACAGTCTTCGCAAAACtg CCCTATCATAGCCGAAGAGATGGACTACGAAGAAGCTGATGCAGCTAATTCCTTAGATAATCCTGTAAGTATTAAAGATGTTTTCACTAGACTGCTCAGAACTAATAAGGAATTGTACACTAAAGTTTTAACGTACGAGCCTTTGCCATTGGAATCGTTGCATTTAATGCTGAAACAAAACGGATTTAAATGTAAACAAAACACCCTCATGGACTTCCTTGATGAACAG tgCATAACATTCCAAGTTCAGAATAGCAAAGGGAATCGTaggaaaaaaagggaaagaaaaaaataa
- the LOC100113730 gene encoding J domain-containing protein DDB_G0295729 isoform X2: MSESLYQAEQMVELEQAALLAGIPSECIKDMNDEERKTTLRNFGFTTNKPATGIATNKTKKKKLLGPTILQTRSKEDKDRVLTERIACILTGDDAFTQAQQKTEIISRDNEPTRLRSKNLKEIEKSSDKLWDKSRLTKKYNDFYVKDLKSHFLPSDQQVEPAQSASSQILAIDDDAERNVDLSNVSIEYEPMNIDVIINQKTEKNISNLSNVGESENMDREFEFMKTLISKWRNTLNDSAASDLIIFVKNDKHIYVHKLIFHVQCSNILLHIETNNSEKNPHIKEKISWIKYEQLSALAFLEFIYCGTIHQHNNIFENDDLLSEVRQLARLYQVPGLFTYLRSKQKEFKSKRLEQSKSVHRDITNQLKATEINESISKFHSDPLPFSKNDVFVKKVSDRRITASPDLFESEDERENVYSCKTQENNTNLKILVELIDADDEENTNDVTSNIQDKNTENISSQKTSVNLGGITSPQSDITLSYSPTRDIHGTVTPKNRRSPDIHNDITPERMDYDGKQIAEAVTPKAGRSPERFYRLTPKKEHDDNDQIAEAVTPKAGRSPERHHVITPEERSYDNEQIAEAVTPKARRSPETIQNSPLEMNDFINNDISKVKTPEYNTSAKLNDYVTPKKRVYADTDIEDIAPTVASPENDNESMYTALTPPRNNETGCQPEKQNIKKLKTDLSLFIDKVRRANAKSALDTDSETDTPILRVTRKNPFLKQRHDDSYGYLRNDGRKNNDQRRVISLLEQDILEGKNKALNETSRDSSSSNALNNTKSHDLLTSEFPSMNLSPDVQDDFIEVQKTKNTVYSPSASKDESCSFAIPDKEISKTQATKNKKESRSSPISDDEMQDITVNESEMSMYSRYKKHNKHNNSIAKYREELNFKNTKEADLRKSSKISKNPIQSPLTSKPNVEIEDVTLVSDSDEEQSNNSTLDKKEHLNQEDLTSKSQITNADDTKFPLHLVDDNLERLTVSKVASSTSAKEKKTKHSLIDLSVDSDEENINNDITFPYRLAIESDNSLKNKKLNEKEFCKDIDDEINKILQNSPDFHNQCESMLDKSNKQKNQEKVQEDVIKETSSKNHGQREVINLSPISIISSPELCEMDREELRETNDDSLHKSTNKNFNRSNMLSNKKGDGFDTIDNEYLEDIDFDDNWITKDPSLENNVTSNSPKSSSNISKRPLTSLEKVVSPRSSLKSPKNVMDRTPQMSSLIFSPILSQNRRKSRTTTSKKTNANVTDREKNQSPKQSSKHTRKLKTKSASATNFSEPTANNSKKYNLQRSSSFVTPERNKNSSQKVGKHAKDMTPPIDYSQLGTPELHKELKKYGLKPQTRSRATMLLTHIYNETHRASMAQKRTSSDNSSDSDDAPPPKRQNSKKTCKKNILKKKINSEVAQSSQNCPIIAEEMDYEEADAANSLDNPVSIKDVFTRLLRTNKELYTKVLTYEPLPLESLHLMLKQNGFKCKQNTLMDFLDEQCITFQVQNSKGNRRKKRERKK; encoded by the exons ATGTCAGAATCTTTGTATCAAGCAGAACAAATGGTAGAATTAGAACAGGCTGCACTGCTAGCTGGCATTCCTTCAGAATGTATAAAAGACATGAATGATGAAGAGCGCAAAACTACATTACGGAACTTTGGTTTTACTACCAATAAGCCAGCAACTGGGATAGCTacaaataaaacgaaaaaaa AAAAGCTTCTTGGTCCGACAATTTTACAAACGCGGTCGAAGGAGGACAAAGATCGCGTATTGACAGAGAGAATAGCTTGCATTCTGACAGGTGATGACGCTTTTACTCAAGCTCAACAGAAGACTGAAATAATTTCAAGAGATAATGAGCCTACACGTTTGAGGAGTAAAAACCTTAAGGAAATCGAAAAATCG tcggATAAACTATGGGATAAAAGCAGGCTAACGAAAAAATATAATGATTTTTACGTTAAAGATCTGAAATCGCATTTTTTACCATCAGATCAACAAGTGGAACCAGCACAATCAGCT AGTTCCCAAATTTTAGCTATTGATGATGATGCTGAGCGTAACGTTGATTTATCAAATGTTTCAATAGAATATGAACCCATGAATATTGATGTGATCATCAATCaaaaaacagaaaagaatATTTCTAATTTATCGAATGTTGGTGAATCCGAGAATATGGATCGCGAATTTGAATTTATGAAGACTTTGATCTCGAAATGGAGAAATACTTTAAATGACAGTGCGGCAAGTGACTTAatcatttttgtaaaaaatgacAAACATATCTATGtccataaattaatttttcatgtgCAATGCTCAAATATTCTACTTCACATTGAAACTAATAACTCAGAAAAAAATCCTCATATAAAGGAAAAAATATCTTGGATTAAGTATGAGCAGCTTTCAGCACTAGCATTTTTAGAATTTATCTATTGTGGAACTATTCATCAGCATAacaacatttttgaaaatgacGATTTATTGTCAGAAGTGAGACAACTAGCAAGGTTGTATCAAGTACCAGGACTGTTTACGTACTTAAGATCAAAGCAGAAAGAATTCAAATCCAAAAGACTGGAACAATCTAAAAGTGTACATAGAGATATAACCAATCAATTAAAG gCAACAGAAATCAATGAATCTATATCAAAGTTTCATTCAGATCCTTtacctttttcaaaaaatgatgTATTTGTCAAAAAAGTCAGTGACAGGCGAATTACTGCATCTCCTGATTTATTTGAATCTGAAGATGAACGAGAAAACGTTTATTCATGTAAAACTCAAGAAAATAAtactaatttaaaaatattagtggAATTAATTGATGCTGATGATGAAGAAAATACTAACGATGTAACATCAAATATTCAAGATAAGAACACTGAAAATATCAGTTCACAAAAAACTTCGGTCAATCTAGGTGGAATTACAAGTCCTCAAAGTGACATAACATTATCTTATTCACCTACAAGAGATATACATGGTACTGTAACTCCAAAGAACAGGAGATCACCGGACATTCACAATGATATCACTCCAGAAAGGATGGATTATGATGGTAAACAAATTGCTGAAGCAGTGACCCCTAAAGCTGGTAGGTCACCAGAAAGGTTTTATCGCCTTACTCCAAAAAAAGAACACGACGATAATGATCAAATTGCTGAAGCAGTGACTCCTAAAGCTGGGAGGTCACCAGAAAGGCACCATGTCATTACTCCAGAAGAAAGGTCGTATGATAATGAACAAATTGCTGAAGCAGTGACACCAAAAGCTAGGAGATCACCAGAAACGATTCAGAACTCTCCATTAGAAATGAATGATTTCATAAATAATGATATATCCAAAGTAAAAACACCAGAATATAATACTTCAGCAAAGCTAAATGATTATGTCACCCCAAAAAAGCGAGTGTATGCGGATACAGATATTGAAGATATTGCACCTACAGTAGCTTCACCAGAAAATGATAATGAATCAATGTACACTGCACTAACACCCCCAAGGAATAATGAAACTGGTTGTCAACCAGAGAAACAGAAcattaagaaattaaaaacagATTTAAGTTTATTCATCGATAAGGTTCGCAGAGCAAATGCAAAATCAGCATTAGATACTGATTCTGAAACAGATACTCCAATATTACGAGTTACACGAAAGAATCCTTTTCTAAAACAACGTCATGATGATTCTTATGGATATTTACGAAATGATGgtcgtaaaaataatgatcaaCGACGCGTAATCAGTTTACTTGAACAGGACATATTAGAAGGGAAAAATAAGGCACTGAATGAAACGTCTCGGGATTCAAGTAGTAGCAATGCTTTGAATAATACTAAATCGCATGATTTATTAACAAGTGAATTTCCAAGTATGAACTTAAGTCCAGATGTACAAGACGATTTCATTGAGGttcagaaaacaaaaaatacagtATATTCTCCCTCAGCATCAAAAGATGAATCTTGTAGTTTTGCAATACCTGAtaaagaaatttcaaaaactCAAGCtacaaagaataaaaaagaatcaagAAGTTCACCAATTTCTGATGATGAGATGCAGGATATCACTGTAAATGAAAGTGAAATGTCAATGTATTCTAGGTATAAAAAACATAACAAACACAATAATAGCATAGCAAAATACAGGGAAGAATTAAACTTTAAGAACACAAAAGAAGCTGATTTAAGAAAGAGTTCAAAGATATCCAAAAATCCAATTCAGTCACCGTTGACCTCGAAACCAAATGTTGAGATTGAAGACGTAACATTAGTTTCCGATTCTGATGAAGAACAATCTAATAATAGTACTTTGGATAAAAAAGAACATCTTAATCAAGAAGATCTTACATCCAAATCACAAATCACAAATGCAGATGACACAAAATTCCCACTTCATTTAGTTGATGATAATCTAGAGAGATTGACTGTTTCTAAAGTTGCTAGCTCTACAtcagcaaaagaaaaaaaaacgaaacatAGTCTAATTGATTTATCCGTTGATTCAGATgaagaaaatataaacaacGACATCACGTTTCCATATCGTTTAGCCATTGAATCAGATAactcattaaaaaataaaaagttgaaCGAGAAAGAATTTTGTAAAGACATTGAcgacgaaataaataagatacTACAGAACAGTCCAGATTTTCATAATCAATGTGAAAGTATGCTAGATAAATCAAATAAGCAAAAGAATCAAGAAAAAGTACAAGAAGACGTTATTAAAGAAACGTCTAGTAAAAATCACGGGCAGCGTGAAGTGATAAATTTAAGTCCAATTTCTATAATTTCTAGTCCAGAATTATGTGAAATGGATAGAGAGGAATTACGTGAAACCAATGACGATAGTTTACATAAATcgacaaacaaaaatttcaatagATCAAATATGCTAAGCAACAAAAAGGGAGATGGATTTGATACAATTGACAACGAATATCTTGAGGACATAGACTTTGATGATAATTGGATTACGAAGGATCCTTCCTTGGAAAATAATGTTACAAGTAACTCACCTAAGTCGAGtagcaatatttctaagagacCTCTAACTTCCTTAGAAAAAGTCGTTTCGCCCAGATCAAGTTTAAAATCACCAAAGAATGTTATGGATCGAACTCCGCAAATGTCATCGCTAATTTTTTCGCCTATTTTGAGTCAAAATAGGCGAAAGTCACGAACAACGACTAGCAAAAAAACTAATGCCAACGTCACTGATAGGGAAAAAAACCAATCACCTAAGCAATCATCAAAACATACTCGAAAGTTAAAAACCAAATCAGCTTCAGCTACTAATTTTTCTGAACCAACTGCAAATAAcagcaaaaaatataatcttCAGAGATCTTCCTCATTTGTGACTCCAGAACGAAACAAAAACTCGTCCCAAAAAGTTGGTAAACACGCTAAAGACATGACGCCGCCCATTGATTATAGCCAATTGGGCACACCAGAATTACAT aaaGAATTAAAGAAATACGGCTTGAAACCTCAAACTCGAAGCAGAGCTACAATGCTGTTAACACATATTTATAATGAGACGCATCGAGCATCTATGGCTCAAAAGAGAACTTCAAGCGATAATTCATCAGATTCTGATGACGCACCACCACCTAAAAGACAGAATTCAAAGAAAacgtgtaaaaaaaatattttaaaaaagaaaattaattctGAGGTAGCACAGTCTTCGCAAAACtg CCCTATCATAGCCGAAGAGATGGACTACGAAGAAGCTGATGCAGCTAATTCCTTAGATAATCCTGTAAGTATTAAAGATGTTTTCACTAGACTGCTCAGAACTAATAAGGAATTGTACACTAAAGTTTTAACGTACGAGCCTTTGCCATTGGAATCGTTGCATTTAATGCTGAAACAAAACGGATTTAAATGTAAACAAAACACCCTCATGGACTTCCTTGATGAACAG tgCATAACATTCCAAGTTCAGAATAGCAAAGGGAATCGTaggaaaaaaagggaaagaaaaaaataa